In Leptolyngbya sp. NIES-2104, the genomic window TCAAGTATTGCTGTTGCGGTTCGATCTTGATTGTCACAGAATTTAAGAATACTGTATACAGATAGATCTAGCAGTCAGCATTGAGAGAGATTGATACTGTGATTGATGCGATCGCACCCTGACAAAAATCCGACGCTGCGACCCAATCCATACGACACAAGGCTGTCAGAATGGAAAGTTGCCCGAATGGAGCGATTCGATCGGATCGTCTCTCTCAAAGTTCTATAACATTACAGAAGGAGCATTGGTATCGTGACGAGCAAAGTGACCCCCGGAAATCGGCGTGTATTTATTTGTGGTTCTGCTCTACGTGGACAGCCCGACCACCAAAATCTACAAGGAGCGCAATTTGTTCGGACGGCTGCAACTCAACCCCGCTACCGCTTGCACGTTGCGGGTGAAGATTGGCATCCAGCCATTTACGAAACGGAATCCAGTGGCATTTCGATCCCTGGCGAGGTGTACGAAATGACACAAGAACAGTTTGACTATCTCGCTGCAAATGAGCCGCCAAATATGTATCCGGTTGAAGTGCATTTAGATAATGACGAGACTGCAACGGCGTTCCTGTATCCCAAAGCACTGATCGATGAGTACAATTTGCCCGACATTTCTAATACTTATGGTGGTTGGGCAGCGTACAAGGCGAGAACTGCCACAGTTTAAATTTCTTTTTTAACTCCTCATGATGATTCAGGCGGCAGAGAACCGATTGTTTTTCACTCTTAACGGCGATCGCATTTCCCTCAAAAATGTATCGCCTTCGATGACCCTACTTCAGTATCTCCAGCAATCTCGACGAACGGGAACAAAAGAAGGCTGCGGTGACGGGGATTGTGGCGCTTGTACGGTAGCGATCGTGTCTCGCGATCCTGCTGGAAATCCGACTTATCAAGCGGTGAATAGCTGTTTGATTCCGTTGGGCGCGATCGCAGGGCGAGAAATCGTCACTGTCGAAGGAATCGCAAACGGAAAACTGCACCCAGTTCAAGCCGCAATGGTAGAAACGGGCGGTTCTCAATGCGGTTACTGTACGCCTGGTTTCATCATGAGTATGTTCGCGGATTACTACACGGGCAAGGTCGATGACTATACCGTTGAAGGAAATTTGTGCCGCTGTACTGGATATGTTCCAATTCGACGAGCCGCGCAGTTAGTCACGGGTGCGGAACCTTCCGATCACTTTTCAGAACGATTAAAGCAAGCAGAGCTAGATTTAACTTCGGTCACTTACTCGAATCAGGAACAGCAATTTCATCGCCCAAGCCAACTATCGGAAGCTTTGGAACTTTTGCAGCAACATCCGGAAGCAATCTTGGTCGCGGGTGCAACCGATTTAGGCTTGGAAATGAGTCATCATCGGCAGACGTTTCCAATTCTGATTTCGCTCGAAGGCGTTGCGGAACTTCGACAGATTGAACATACAAGCGATCGAGTCACGATCGGTGCTGCTGTTCCCCTTCATACGATCGAAACGAACTTACACGGCGTTTTCCCCAACCTCGACGAAATGTTGCACTGGTTCGCAGCAAAACAAGTCAGAAATAGAGCCACGATCGGCGGAAATATTGGAACTGCTTCACCGATTGGTGATTTGCCTCCGGTGTTGTTGTCGCTTGATGCAGAAGTGACGATCGCGAATCCAAATGAAACCCGAACAATTCCATTAATCGACTTTTTCAAAGGCTACCGTCAAACCGATCTAAACCCTGGTGAAATCATTATTTCAGTCACAATTTCAAAAACTATCACTGAAGGTGCTGTAAAACGTCTCAGTCAATCTTACAAAATCGGCAAACGTGGAACCGATGACATTAGCATTGTCGCG contains:
- the xdhA gene encoding xanthine dehydrogenase small subunit, giving the protein MIQAAENRLFFTLNGDRISLKNVSPSMTLLQYLQQSRRTGTKEGCGDGDCGACTVAIVSRDPAGNPTYQAVNSCLIPLGAIAGREIVTVEGIANGKLHPVQAAMVETGGSQCGYCTPGFIMSMFADYYTGKVDDYTVEGNLCRCTGYVPIRRAAQLVTGAEPSDHFSERLKQAELDLTSVTYSNQEQQFHRPSQLSEALELLQQHPEAILVAGATDLGLEMSHHRQTFPILISLEGVAELRQIEHTSDRVTIGAAVPLHTIETNLHGVFPNLDEMLHWFAAKQVRNRATIGGNIGTASPIGDLPPVLLSLDAEVTIANPNETRTIPLIDFFKGYRQTDLNPGEIIISVTISKTITEGAVKRLSQSYKIGKRGTDDISIVAAAFVIDLDANHNIVHARLGYGGVAATPVRAIAVENALIGQPWTIETIQQVKPLLREAFTPLTDLRGSADYRKRLVANLFEKFFAEMEGES
- a CDS encoding gamma-glutamylcyclotransferase family protein; this translates as MTSKVTPGNRRVFICGSALRGQPDHQNLQGAQFVRTAATQPRYRLHVAGEDWHPAIYETESSGISIPGEVYEMTQEQFDYLAANEPPNMYPVEVHLDNDETATAFLYPKALIDEYNLPDISNTYGGWAAYKARTATV